Proteins encoded within one genomic window of Variovorax sp. OAS795:
- the folK gene encoding 2-amino-4-hydroxy-6-hydroxymethyldihydropteridine diphosphokinase translates to MSAPNRPKDGKPGGKSGGRSQTAPPRSGAARPKSGPAPVRRASSRPSGKVAPGSPAARRTREDYPTVQAFVAIGANLGDAQAAVKAAMDAIGTIERTVVTARSSLYRSAPVDAEGPDFINAVVAVRTGLTAEAFLAELHLLEEQAGRERPFPNAPRTLDLDLLMHGNAIKDTPALTLPHPRMRDRAFVLKPLAEIAPDKVPRAALARVSSQVIERIRV, encoded by the coding sequence ATGAGCGCCCCCAACCGGCCGAAGGACGGCAAACCCGGCGGCAAAAGCGGCGGCAGGAGCCAGACCGCGCCGCCGCGCAGCGGTGCCGCCAGGCCGAAGAGTGGACCGGCGCCCGTGCGCCGCGCCTCCAGCCGGCCCTCGGGCAAGGTGGCGCCCGGCAGCCCGGCCGCACGCCGCACGCGCGAGGACTACCCGACCGTGCAGGCTTTCGTCGCCATCGGCGCCAACCTGGGCGACGCCCAGGCGGCGGTCAAGGCGGCCATGGACGCCATCGGCACCATCGAGCGCACGGTCGTCACCGCGCGTTCGTCGCTGTACCGCAGCGCGCCGGTCGATGCGGAAGGCCCCGATTTCATCAACGCGGTGGTCGCCGTGCGCACCGGGCTCACGGCCGAGGCGTTCCTGGCCGAACTGCACCTGCTCGAGGAGCAGGCCGGGCGCGAGCGGCCGTTTCCCAATGCGCCGCGCACGCTCGACCTCGACCTGCTGATGCACGGCAATGCGATTAAGGACACGCCCGCGCTGACCTTGCCGCACCCGCGCATGCGCGATCGCGCCTTCGTGCTCAAGCCCCTGGCCGAAATCGCGCCCGACAAGGTGCCGCGCGCAGCGCTCGCCCGCGTTTCGTCCCAGGTCATCGAGCGGATTCGCGTCTGA
- a CDS encoding DUF47 domain-containing protein — protein MFGKLLPREGNFFEMFNQHAERIVEAARAFEQLVANYNDVHLREQYNRDVDNAERAADRVTHDVNRLIHKTFITPIDREQIHKLINTMDDVADLIQDSAETMALYDVRHMTDEIVRLTALSVKCCDRLKDAVKFLSKIADPAVAEATLKTCEEIDRLESDADRVMRSAMSKLFREEPDVREVIKLKAIYELLETITDKCEDVANVIEGIVLENS, from the coding sequence ATGTTTGGCAAGCTGCTGCCCCGCGAGGGGAATTTTTTCGAGATGTTCAACCAGCACGCCGAGCGCATTGTCGAAGCGGCGCGGGCGTTCGAGCAACTCGTGGCCAATTACAACGACGTGCACCTGCGGGAGCAATACAACCGCGACGTCGACAATGCCGAGCGCGCGGCCGACCGTGTCACGCACGACGTCAACCGGCTGATCCACAAGACCTTCATCACGCCCATCGACCGCGAGCAGATCCACAAGCTCATCAACACGATGGACGACGTGGCCGACCTGATCCAGGACTCGGCCGAGACCATGGCGCTGTACGACGTGCGCCACATGACCGACGAGATCGTGCGCCTCACGGCCCTGAGCGTGAAGTGCTGCGACCGCCTGAAGGACGCCGTCAAGTTCCTGAGCAAGATCGCCGATCCGGCGGTGGCCGAGGCCACGCTCAAGACCTGCGAGGAGATCGACCGCCTCGAGTCCGACGCCGACCGCGTGATGCGCAGTGCCATGAGCAAGCTGTTCCGCGAGGAGCCCGATGTGCGCGAGGTGATCAAGCTCAAGGCAATCTATGAATTGCTCGAGACGATCACCGACAAGTGCGAGGACGTGGCCAATGTGATCGAGGGCATCGTCCTCGAGAATTCCTGA
- a CDS encoding inorganic phosphate transporter, with product MATVQVALWVVMVLVALAILFDFMNGFHDAANSIATVVSTGVLKPGHAVLFAAFFNLIAIFIFHLSVAATVGKGIAQPGVVDVHVVFGALVGAISWNLVTWYYGIPSSSSHALIGGIVGAVIAKTGTSGLVATGIWKTVAFIFVSPFLGFVLGSMMMVVVAWGFRRATPSRVDRWFRRLQLVSAGAYSLGHGGNDAQKTIGIIWMLLIATGYASATDATPPTWTIVSCYAAIALGTMFGGWRIVKTMGQKITKLKPVGGFCAETGGALTLFLATALGIPVSTTHTITGAIVGVGSAQRASAVRWGVAGNIVWAWIFTIPASAFVAAIAYWVSLQIF from the coding sequence ATGGCAACGGTTCAGGTCGCCCTCTGGGTGGTGATGGTGCTGGTCGCGCTCGCGATCCTGTTCGACTTCATGAATGGCTTCCACGACGCGGCGAACTCGATCGCCACCGTGGTGTCGACCGGCGTGCTCAAGCCCGGACACGCCGTGCTGTTCGCGGCCTTCTTCAACCTGATCGCGATCTTCATCTTCCACCTGAGCGTGGCGGCCACGGTCGGCAAGGGCATCGCACAGCCCGGCGTGGTCGATGTGCACGTGGTCTTCGGTGCGCTCGTCGGCGCCATCAGCTGGAACCTCGTGACCTGGTACTACGGCATCCCCAGCAGCTCGTCGCACGCGCTGATCGGCGGCATCGTGGGTGCCGTGATCGCGAAGACCGGCACCAGCGGCCTCGTGGCCACCGGCATCTGGAAGACGGTGGCCTTCATCTTCGTCTCGCCGTTCCTCGGCTTCGTGCTCGGTTCGATGATGATGGTGGTGGTGGCCTGGGGCTTCCGGCGGGCCACGCCGTCGCGGGTCGACCGCTGGTTCCGGCGGCTGCAGCTGGTTTCGGCCGGGGCCTACAGCCTGGGCCACGGCGGCAACGACGCGCAGAAGACCATCGGCATCATCTGGATGCTGCTGATCGCCACCGGCTACGCCTCGGCCACCGACGCGACCCCGCCCACCTGGACCATCGTGAGCTGCTATGCCGCCATTGCGCTGGGCACCATGTTCGGCGGCTGGCGCATCGTGAAGACCATGGGCCAGAAGATCACCAAGCTCAAGCCCGTGGGCGGCTTCTGCGCCGAAACCGGCGGCGCGCTGACGCTGTTCCTGGCCACCGCACTGGGCATTCCGGTGTCGACCACCCACACCATCACCGGCGCCATCGTGGGCGTGGGCTCCGCGCAGCGCGCCAGTGCCGTGCGCTGGGGCGTGGCGGGCAACATCGTCTGGGCCTGGATCTTCACGATCCCGGCCTCGGCGTTCGTTGCGGCGATTGCCTACTGGGTCAGCCTGCAGATTTTCTGA
- a CDS encoding NINE protein — MKNKTVAAWLSFLGGPLGLHRFYLRGMGDWLGWLLPIPTALGFYGIERARMYGLDDGWSWVLIPLLGFTIAGCALMAIVYGLMTPEKWNARFNGGAPSDAAPGRTNWATIGAVVLALLFGTTVLMASIVFSFQRYFEHQVEEGRKISQ, encoded by the coding sequence ATGAAAAACAAGACCGTTGCCGCCTGGCTCTCCTTCCTGGGCGGCCCGCTGGGCCTGCACCGCTTCTACCTGCGCGGCATGGGCGACTGGCTCGGCTGGCTGCTGCCCATTCCCACGGCGCTGGGCTTCTACGGCATCGAGCGCGCACGCATGTACGGCCTGGACGACGGATGGAGCTGGGTGCTGATTCCGCTCCTGGGCTTCACCATCGCGGGATGTGCGTTGATGGCCATCGTCTACGGCCTCATGACGCCCGAGAAATGGAACGCCCGCTTCAACGGCGGTGCGCCTTCGGACGCCGCGCCGGGCCGCACCAACTGGGCCACGATCGGCGCCGTGGTGCTCGCGCTGCTCTTCGGCACCACGGTGCTGATGGCCAGCATCGTGTTCAGCTTCCAGCGCTACTTCGAGCACCAGGTCGAGGAAGGCCGGAAGATTTCGCAGTAG
- a CDS encoding N-acetyltransferase family protein — translation MTLTIRPSRDEDVAAITAIYAHHVLNGTGTFETEAPSVADMSARRADVLGKNLPYIVAEDHGEVLGFAYCNWFKPRPAYRFSAEDSIYISENARGRGLGGQLLAALSQAAEAVGVRKLIAVIGDSANAGSVGVHRSQGFTHVGVLKDCGWKFGEWRDVVLMEKVLGQGSTTKPE, via the coding sequence ATGACCCTCACCATCCGCCCCAGCCGCGACGAAGATGTCGCAGCCATCACGGCCATCTACGCCCATCACGTGCTGAACGGCACCGGCACCTTCGAGACCGAAGCGCCCTCTGTGGCCGACATGTCCGCGCGGCGCGCCGACGTGCTCGGCAAGAACCTGCCCTACATCGTGGCCGAGGACCACGGCGAAGTGTTGGGTTTTGCCTACTGCAACTGGTTCAAGCCGCGTCCGGCGTACCGTTTTTCAGCCGAAGACTCGATCTACATTTCGGAAAACGCGCGCGGGCGGGGCTTGGGCGGCCAGTTGCTCGCAGCCCTCTCGCAGGCCGCGGAAGCGGTGGGCGTGCGCAAGCTGATCGCCGTCATCGGCGACTCGGCCAATGCAGGTTCGGTCGGCGTCCATCGCAGCCAGGGCTTCACGCACGTGGGCGTGCTCAAGGACTGCGGCTGGAAATTCGGCGAATGGCGCGACGTGGTCCTGATGGAAAAGGTGCTCGGCCAAGGCAGCACGACCAAACCCGAATGA
- the rpsP gene encoding 30S ribosomal protein S16, with protein MVVIRLSRGGSKGRPFFNIVVSDKRVRRDGRFIERLGFYNPIAKENEESIRIAQDRLAYWKSVGAQASPTVLRLIKQAAAAAPKAAA; from the coding sequence ATGGTCGTCATTCGACTTTCCCGCGGCGGCTCCAAAGGCCGTCCGTTCTTCAACATCGTCGTGTCGGACAAGCGCGTTCGCCGCGATGGCCGTTTCATCGAGCGCCTGGGTTTCTACAACCCGATCGCCAAGGAAAACGAAGAAAGCATCCGTATTGCCCAGGATCGCCTGGCCTACTGGAAGAGCGTCGGCGCACAAGCTTCGCCCACGGTCCTGCGCCTGATCAAGCAAGCTGCTGCAGCGGCCCCCAAGGCGGCAGCCTAA
- the rimM gene encoding ribosome maturation factor RimM (Essential for efficient processing of 16S rRNA): MLPALEAAELPADAIEVGRIADAWGIKGWFKVLPHSAQPEALFSSKRWFLQAPGASATAAFRLAIREAKEHSDCIVASSEDVPDRNAAEALRGARVFVPRSSFPTAGDDEYYWVDLIGLSVVNREGVALGTVRELLATGPQTTLVLAAEEDGKAIERMVPFVSVFIDKVDLAGRLITVDWQPEY; encoded by the coding sequence ATGCTGCCCGCACTCGAAGCCGCCGAATTGCCGGCGGATGCGATCGAGGTAGGACGCATCGCCGATGCCTGGGGCATCAAGGGCTGGTTCAAGGTCCTGCCCCACAGCGCCCAGCCCGAGGCGCTTTTTTCTTCCAAGCGCTGGTTCCTGCAGGCTCCCGGAGCCTCGGCGACCGCCGCTTTCCGGCTCGCGATCCGCGAAGCCAAAGAACATTCCGACTGCATCGTCGCCTCGTCCGAGGATGTGCCCGACCGCAATGCCGCCGAGGCACTGCGCGGCGCGCGCGTGTTCGTGCCGCGCTCGAGCTTTCCCACGGCCGGCGACGACGAGTACTACTGGGTCGACCTGATCGGCCTCTCGGTGGTGAACCGCGAAGGCGTCGCGCTCGGCACGGTGCGCGAACTGCTCGCCACCGGTCCGCAGACCACGCTGGTGCTCGCGGCCGAGGAAGACGGCAAGGCCATCGAGCGCATGGTGCCCTTCGTCTCGGTCTTCATCGACAAGGTCGACCTGGCCGGCCGTCTCATCACGGTCGACTGGCAGCCCGAATACTGA
- the trmD gene encoding tRNA (guanosine(37)-N1)-methyltransferase TrmD, protein MRFDVLTLFPELFAPFMASGVTRRAYESKQVEVVLWNPRDFAQGNYKRVDDRPFGGGPGMVMMAEPLSACLDAALAARGAAAPVVLFSPIGEPLRHEAVERWSASEGAVLVCGRYEGIDQRFIDTRVTHQISLGDFVLSGGEIPAMALLDAVARLQPGVLGDEASHVQDSFNPSLDGLLDCPHYTRPEQWNGQGVPAPLLSGHHVQIERWRRDQRLAITAARRPDLIDAARAAGRLGKADETALKKKL, encoded by the coding sequence ATGCGCTTCGACGTCCTCACGCTTTTTCCCGAACTGTTCGCTCCGTTCATGGCCAGCGGCGTGACGCGCCGTGCCTACGAGTCGAAGCAGGTCGAGGTCGTGCTCTGGAATCCGCGCGACTTTGCGCAGGGCAACTACAAGCGCGTGGACGACCGGCCCTTCGGTGGCGGTCCCGGCATGGTGATGATGGCCGAGCCGCTCTCGGCCTGCCTCGATGCGGCGCTGGCCGCGCGCGGCGCCGCGGCGCCCGTCGTCCTGTTTTCCCCCATCGGCGAGCCCTTGCGCCACGAAGCGGTCGAGCGCTGGTCCGCCAGCGAGGGCGCCGTGCTGGTCTGCGGCCGCTATGAAGGCATCGACCAGCGCTTCATCGACACGCGCGTCACGCACCAGATCAGCCTCGGCGATTTCGTCCTTTCGGGTGGCGAGATTCCGGCCATGGCGCTGCTCGATGCGGTGGCCCGCCTGCAACCCGGCGTGCTGGGCGACGAGGCGAGCCACGTGCAGGACAGTTTCAATCCATCGCTCGACGGCCTGCTCGACTGCCCGCACTACACGCGGCCGGAGCAATGGAACGGGCAGGGCGTACCGGCGCCGCTGCTCTCCGGGCACCATGTGCAGATCGAGCGCTGGCGGCGCGACCAGCGCCTGGCGATCACCGCCGCACGGCGCCCCGACCTGATCGACGCCGCACGCGCTGCCGGGCGCCTCGGCAAGGCCGATGAGACGGCGCTCAAAAAAAAGCTATAA